From the genome of Hymenobacter cellulosilyticus, one region includes:
- a CDS encoding TMEM175 family protein — MILFTDAVFAIAITLLIIEIKVPEVHGAMTEEAAIEGLLHLIPKFVGFIIGFFVIAIYWVAHHRIFRFAHHYNGKLVWLNILFLFSIVLMPFTSAFYTEYTTNINTPFILYCGSVAMTGLLQCLLQSYLRNPKNGLINPASVGHPDLDLVRPLIAPSAFLIGILLVFIAPWWVSRNVPVLIWPLMALYNRRYHRLQREYAAKHQAVAA; from the coding sequence ATGATTCTCTTCACGGACGCCGTTTTCGCCATTGCCATTACCCTGCTTATCATCGAAATCAAGGTTCCGGAAGTGCACGGGGCCATGACGGAGGAAGCGGCAATCGAAGGACTGTTGCATCTGATTCCGAAGTTCGTTGGCTTCATCATCGGCTTCTTCGTCATTGCCATTTATTGGGTGGCCCACCACCGTATTTTTCGGTTTGCGCACCACTACAATGGCAAGCTGGTATGGCTGAACATTCTCTTCCTGTTCAGCATCGTGCTGATGCCCTTTACTTCGGCTTTCTATACCGAGTACACCACAAATATTAACACCCCGTTTATACTCTACTGCGGCAGCGTGGCCATGACCGGCCTACTGCAGTGCCTGTTGCAAAGCTACCTGCGCAACCCCAAGAACGGCCTGATTAACCCGGCATCTGTTGGCCACCCCGACCTGGACCTGGTCCGCCCCCTGATTGCGCCCTCCGCCTTTTTGATTGGTATTTTACTGGTATTCATTGCGCCCTGGTGGGTCAGCCGCAACGTGCCGGTGCTCATCTGGCCGCTGATGGCGCTGTACAACCGGCGCTACCACCGGCTGCAGCGCGAGTACGCGGCCAAGCATCAGGCAGTGGCAGCGTAG
- a CDS encoding DUF4142 domain-containing protein — MMSAAHSDQNEIQLSKLALEKGVTGVAKDHANMMIKDHTKSTADLKAIATKKKVTLPTDMDAEHKAIAATMQKLSGKEFETKFMDQMVIDHQKTLNTLKAHQQMTKDADLQGFIGKVTPVVQSHLDMSKQHSDMKM; from the coding sequence ATGATGTCGGCAGCCCACAGCGACCAGAATGAGATTCAGCTCAGCAAGCTGGCCCTCGAAAAAGGCGTGACGGGTGTGGCTAAGGACCACGCCAACATGATGATTAAGGACCACACCAAGTCGACGGCTGACCTGAAGGCCATTGCCACCAAAAAGAAGGTGACCCTGCCCACCGACATGGACGCTGAGCACAAGGCCATTGCGGCCACGATGCAGAAACTGTCGGGCAAGGAATTCGAAACCAAGTTCATGGACCAGATGGTGATTGACCACCAGAAGACCCTGAACACGCTTAAGGCCCACCAGCAGATGACCAAGGATGCTGATCTGCAGGGCTTCATCGGCAAAGTGACGCCAGTGGTGCAAAGCCACCTGGATATGTCGAAGCAGCACAGCGACATGAAAATGTAG
- a CDS encoding DUF4142 domain-containing protein produces MLPDAGQKDPVAEAQFQNEKRIGDENVTEKQERDAEFVVKAASDGMLEVELGKLAQQKGTTPTIKAFGQHMVEQHAEANTALKALADRKGLVLPASLGQEQQETYSQLAGLTGTQFDKQYMAAMVKDHKSDVDDFEDMSEEAYDGDIRGFAAKYAPVLKEHLEKAEELNEQVEDLP; encoded by the coding sequence TTGCTCCCCGACGCTGGGCAGAAAGACCCCGTGGCGGAAGCCCAGTTTCAGAACGAAAAGCGCATCGGCGACGAGAACGTGACCGAAAAACAGGAGCGCGACGCCGAGTTTGTGGTGAAGGCCGCCAGCGACGGAATGCTGGAAGTAGAGCTCGGCAAGCTGGCCCAGCAAAAGGGCACTACTCCTACCATTAAGGCCTTTGGGCAGCACATGGTGGAGCAGCACGCCGAGGCCAATACCGCCCTTAAGGCTCTGGCCGACCGCAAAGGCCTGGTATTGCCCGCCAGCTTAGGCCAGGAGCAGCAAGAGACTTACTCCCAGCTGGCCGGCCTCACCGGCACGCAGTTCGATAAGCAGTACATGGCCGCTATGGTCAAGGACCACAAGAGCGACGTCGACGACTTTGAGGACATGAGCGAAGAGGCCTACGACGGCGACATTCGTGGCTTTGCGGCCAAGTATGCGCCCGTGCTAAAAGAGCACTTGGAGAAAGCCGAAGAGCTGAACGAGCAGGTGGAAGACCTGCCCTAA
- a CDS encoding 2-C-methyl-D-erythritol 4-phosphate cytidylyltransferase — translation MTSTSASPTSSAAPRYAILVAGGSGSRMGADRPKQFLNLLGAPVLLHTLRRFMDPAVGIAQCVVVLPAEQFSTWEQLCQDHQVTIPHQVVAGGETRWASVRNGLAALKPYPAGIVAVHDGVRPLVSAAVLEQTFAAAAQHGAAVAAVAPKDSVRGLAQQGSYAMDRSRLRLVQTPQCFELNLLRRAYQLPELPTFTDDASVVEDLQPIYMVPGDYRNLKITTPEDLIVAEALLRAEQGQA, via the coding sequence ATGACTTCGACCTCCGCTTCTCCCACTTCCTCAGCCGCACCGCGCTATGCCATCCTGGTGGCGGGCGGCAGCGGCTCGCGCATGGGCGCCGACCGGCCCAAGCAGTTCCTGAACCTACTCGGGGCCCCGGTGCTGCTGCACACCCTGCGCCGCTTTATGGACCCCGCCGTCGGTATTGCGCAGTGCGTAGTGGTGCTGCCGGCCGAGCAGTTTTCTACCTGGGAGCAGCTCTGCCAGGACCATCAGGTGACGATTCCGCACCAGGTGGTGGCGGGTGGCGAAACCCGCTGGGCGTCGGTGCGCAACGGGCTGGCCGCGCTGAAGCCGTATCCGGCCGGTATTGTAGCGGTGCACGACGGGGTACGGCCCCTGGTATCGGCGGCGGTACTGGAACAGACGTTTGCGGCGGCGGCTCAGCATGGGGCAGCCGTAGCGGCGGTGGCGCCCAAAGATTCGGTGCGCGGTCTGGCCCAGCAGGGCTCCTATGCCATGGACCGCAGCCGGCTGCGCCTGGTGCAGACGCCGCAGTGCTTCGAGTTGAATTTATTGCGGCGGGCCTACCAGCTGCCCGAACTGCCCACTTTTACCGACGACGCCAGCGTGGTGGAAGACCTACAGCCCATTTACATGGTGCCCGGCGACTACCGCAATTTAAAAATCACCACGCCCGAGGACTTGATTGTGGCCGAAGCTCTGCTGCGGGCCGAGCAAGGCCAGGCGTAG
- a CDS encoding ABC transporter permease: MKTLRLTLESFRFAWQALKSNLLRTILSLLGVTVGIFAIIAVFAVVDSLEANVRKSMSFVGDKVIYVGKWPWAFGGEYPWWKYFNRPVPTVREFRELQKNLGPNNKGVAIFGAVGGSVLKAGNNSVADCALQGVSFDYRKVSDVPIAEGRYFTTQEIDASRNVAIIGATIAENLFPNGSAIGQEFSAKGRKFVVVGVMQKEGKKLLDTPSNDTNCLIPFGMFTKMFALNTGGMTGVTPTIAVKGSDDDPGLLDLEYELQGVMRNIRGLKPRQEDNFALNRPEMLANAITQLFSIIGIAGAVIGSFAMLVGGFGIANIMFVSVKERTNIIGIQKSLGAKNFFILFQFLFEAVFLCLLGGAAGIFLVLLITMIPQDSLPLFLSAGNIALGLTVSVVIGVLAGIVPAVMASNLDPVDAIRSK; encoded by the coding sequence ATGAAAACGCTGCGCCTGACTCTGGAAAGCTTCCGCTTCGCGTGGCAAGCCCTTAAATCGAACCTGCTGCGCACCATTTTGTCGCTGCTGGGCGTCACGGTGGGCATTTTCGCCATCATTGCCGTGTTTGCCGTCGTCGACTCGCTGGAGGCCAACGTGCGCAAGAGCATGAGCTTCGTGGGCGACAAGGTAATTTACGTAGGCAAGTGGCCCTGGGCCTTCGGGGGCGAGTATCCGTGGTGGAAATACTTCAACCGGCCGGTGCCCACGGTGCGGGAATTCCGGGAGTTGCAGAAAAACCTGGGGCCTAACAATAAAGGCGTGGCTATTTTCGGGGCGGTGGGCGGCAGCGTGCTCAAGGCCGGCAACAACAGCGTGGCCGACTGCGCGCTGCAGGGCGTAAGCTTCGATTACCGCAAAGTGTCCGACGTGCCGATTGCCGAAGGCCGCTATTTCACGACCCAGGAAATAGATGCCTCCCGTAACGTGGCCATTATTGGCGCTACCATTGCCGAAAACCTGTTTCCGAATGGCAGTGCTATTGGGCAGGAATTCAGCGCCAAGGGCCGCAAGTTTGTCGTGGTCGGGGTGATGCAGAAGGAAGGCAAGAAGCTGCTCGATACGCCCAGCAACGACACCAACTGCCTGATTCCCTTCGGTATGTTCACCAAGATGTTTGCCCTGAACACTGGCGGCATGACCGGCGTGACACCCACTATTGCCGTGAAAGGCTCCGACGACGACCCGGGCCTGCTCGACCTGGAGTATGAGTTGCAGGGCGTAATGCGCAACATCCGGGGCCTCAAGCCGCGGCAGGAAGACAACTTCGCCCTGAACCGCCCCGAAATGCTGGCCAACGCCATTACCCAACTGTTTTCCATCATTGGTATTGCCGGCGCCGTTATCGGCTCGTTTGCCATGCTGGTGGGCGGCTTCGGCATTGCCAACATCATGTTCGTGTCGGTGAAGGAGCGCACCAATATTATTGGTATTCAGAAGTCGTTGGGTGCCAAGAACTTCTTTATTCTGTTCCAGTTTCTTTTCGAAGCCGTTTTTCTGTGCTTACTTGGCGGCGCGGCTGGCATATTTCTAGTGCTTCTCATCACGATGATACCCCAGGATTCGCTGCCGTTGTTCTTATCGGCGGGCAATATTGCGCTCGGGCTTACCGTGTCGGTGGTAATTGGGGTGTTGGCCGGAATTGTGCCGGCCGTCATGGCGTCTAATCTGGACCCGGTAGATGCCATCCGTTCAAAGTAA
- a CDS encoding LOG family protein, translated as MTKLKKTSRTKASDEALNAGSGQTIVQPNVNDNKVKSISDIREQTHGERTVQVDDEQRIRQAFVDKDWNEIKIADSWQIFKVMAEFVEGFEKMSKIGPCVSIFGSARTKPDNPYYQMAEEIAAKLVRHGYGVITGGGPGIMEAGNKGARSEGGKSVGLNIELPFEQFNNVYIDPDKLINFDYFFVRKVMFVKYAQGFIGMPGGFGTLDELFEAITLIQTKKIGRFPIVLVGTKYWKGMFEWIQQAMLEDEHNISPEDMDLVQLVDDAASAVKIIDDFYSKYLLSPNF; from the coding sequence ATGACGAAACTCAAAAAAACCAGTCGGACCAAAGCTTCCGACGAAGCCCTGAATGCAGGCAGCGGGCAAACCATCGTTCAGCCCAACGTGAACGACAACAAAGTCAAGAGCATCAGCGACATCCGGGAGCAGACCCACGGGGAGCGCACGGTGCAGGTCGACGATGAGCAGCGCATCCGCCAGGCTTTCGTGGATAAAGACTGGAACGAAATCAAGATTGCCGACTCCTGGCAGATCTTCAAGGTGATGGCCGAGTTCGTGGAGGGCTTCGAGAAGATGTCTAAGATTGGTCCTTGCGTTTCGATTTTCGGCTCGGCCCGTACCAAGCCCGACAACCCTTACTACCAGATGGCCGAGGAAATTGCGGCCAAGCTGGTGCGCCACGGCTACGGCGTTATCACGGGTGGTGGTCCTGGCATCATGGAGGCCGGCAACAAGGGGGCCCGCTCCGAGGGTGGCAAGTCGGTCGGCCTGAACATTGAGCTGCCCTTCGAGCAGTTCAACAACGTCTACATCGACCCCGACAAACTTATCAACTTCGACTACTTCTTCGTACGAAAGGTGATGTTCGTCAAGTACGCCCAGGGCTTCATCGGCATGCCCGGCGGCTTTGGCACCCTCGACGAGCTGTTCGAGGCTATTACCCTGATTCAAACCAAGAAAATCGGCCGTTTCCCCATCGTGCTGGTGGGTACCAAGTACTGGAAAGGCATGTTCGAATGGATTCAGCAGGCTATGCTGGAAGACGAGCACAACATCTCGCCCGAGGACATGGATCTGGTGCAGCTCGTGGACGATGCAGCCTCAGCTGTGAAAATCATCGACGATTTCTATTCTAAGTACCTGCTGTCGCCCAACTTTTAG
- a CDS encoding DUF349 domain-containing protein, with product MEPQDHLLAEARRYGYIEGDQVWLRPVMDLPARQIGLVKDTEEAALLYFAQRFENFRGKVDELLRKMEESENKGSFLMKALHLKEQTATYDGLGDFESLHRRLTEAEENINVTIARNREKNLATKISLIQETEALRDTIDWQAAGDKLKDLRQAWIKTGPVDKQITEELENRFRDAVEEFFVKKKEFLAQKKAMTNRVFDKYKELIHKSEALQNSDDFEGTTAKLKLLQQEWKEVGGSLPRKQANELWTRFRAAHNHFFERLKEHISTKRVETAAPGGPDDNLSRKRALVAEADALLNRPMNEAVARAKELQAAWKKVGPVRGEESDRVWEAFILACDKVFEMSALEHFIRKRQAGSPEVLSKEDQVNTRIQALRDFIKSDQQERVTLEENLGKLSDSPGNDTFRTMLQGKVRAFDRKIRTKTELIEILRRRLVA from the coding sequence ATGGAACCACAAGACCACTTACTGGCCGAAGCTCGCCGTTATGGCTACATCGAGGGCGACCAGGTGTGGCTACGACCCGTTATGGATTTGCCTGCCCGGCAAATTGGCCTGGTAAAAGATACCGAGGAAGCCGCGCTGCTGTATTTTGCCCAGCGCTTTGAGAACTTCCGCGGCAAAGTTGACGAGCTTCTCCGCAAGATGGAGGAGTCCGAGAATAAGGGCTCTTTTCTGATGAAAGCCCTGCACCTAAAAGAGCAGACGGCCACCTACGACGGCCTCGGCGACTTCGAAAGCCTGCACCGCCGCCTCACTGAGGCTGAGGAAAATATCAATGTGACCATTGCCCGCAACCGGGAAAAAAATCTGGCCACCAAGATCAGCCTGATTCAGGAAACCGAAGCCCTGCGCGACACCATCGACTGGCAGGCCGCCGGCGACAAGCTCAAGGACCTGCGCCAGGCCTGGATAAAGACCGGCCCGGTCGACAAGCAGATTACCGAGGAGCTGGAAAACCGTTTCCGCGACGCGGTAGAAGAGTTCTTTGTGAAGAAAAAGGAGTTTTTGGCCCAGAAGAAGGCCATGACCAACCGCGTCTTCGACAAGTACAAAGAGCTGATTCACAAGTCAGAAGCCTTGCAGAACTCCGACGACTTCGAGGGCACCACGGCCAAGCTCAAGTTGCTGCAGCAAGAGTGGAAGGAAGTGGGTGGCTCGTTGCCGCGCAAGCAGGCCAATGAGCTATGGACGCGCTTCCGGGCGGCCCACAACCACTTCTTTGAGCGCCTCAAGGAACACATCAGCACCAAGCGGGTGGAAACCGCCGCGCCCGGCGGCCCCGACGACAACCTGAGCCGCAAGCGCGCCCTGGTAGCCGAGGCCGACGCCTTGCTCAACCGCCCCATGAACGAAGCCGTAGCCCGCGCCAAAGAGCTGCAGGCCGCCTGGAAAAAGGTGGGCCCCGTGCGCGGTGAGGAATCGGACCGGGTATGGGAAGCCTTTATCCTGGCTTGCGACAAGGTGTTTGAAATGAGTGCCTTGGAACATTTCATTCGCAAGCGCCAGGCTGGCAGCCCCGAGGTGCTTTCTAAGGAAGACCAGGTTAATACCCGCATTCAGGCCCTACGCGACTTTATCAAGTCGGACCAGCAGGAGCGCGTTACGCTGGAGGAAAACCTGGGCAAGCTCAGCGACTCCCCCGGCAACGACACGTTCCGGACCATGCTGCAGGGTAAAGTGCGGGCTTTCGACCGAAAAATCCGGACCAAAACCGAGCTCATCGAAATCTTACGCCGCCGCTTGGTTGCGTAG
- the ettA gene encoding energy-dependent translational throttle protein EttA, producing the protein MSDQTIIFSMAGVTKVYPPQKTVLKNIYLSFFYGAKIGVLGLNGSGKSSLLKVIAGVDKQFQGEVVWSPGYTVGYLEQEPQLDPTKTVLEVVQEGTAETVALLKEFDEINEAFGAEDADFDKLLERQGTVQERLDQLDAWNLDSKLERAMDALRTPDADAIIGNLSGGEKRRVALCRLLLQEPDVLLLDEPTNHLDAESVLWLEQHLQQYKGTVIAVTHDRYFLDNVAGWILELDRGEGIPWKGNYSSWLEQKSNRLAQEEKTESKRHKTLQRELEWVRMAPKARQAKSKARLASYDKMVNEDAKEKEQKLELFIPDGPRLGAQVIEAEGLTKAFGEKLLFENLSFSLPQGGIVGIIGPNGAGKTTLFRLITGQMQPDAGTFEVGPTVQTAYVDQQHDTLEPNKSVFETISGGTETMLLAGRPVNARAYVSNFNFRGGDQEKKVGSLSGGERNRVHLATTLKQGANLLLLDEPTNDLDVNAIRALEDALENFAGCAVIISHDRWFLDRLATHILAFEGDSQVVWFEGNFSDYEEAKKKRLGDVEPKRVRYKSLG; encoded by the coding sequence ATGAGCGACCAGACGATTATCTTTTCGATGGCCGGCGTGACCAAAGTCTACCCGCCGCAAAAAACAGTTCTCAAAAATATTTACCTCTCGTTTTTCTACGGGGCCAAAATCGGGGTGCTCGGTCTCAACGGCTCGGGTAAGTCCAGCCTGCTCAAAGTTATTGCCGGCGTCGACAAGCAGTTTCAGGGCGAAGTGGTCTGGTCGCCGGGTTACACGGTGGGCTACCTCGAGCAGGAGCCCCAGCTCGACCCCACTAAAACGGTGCTGGAGGTAGTGCAGGAAGGCACGGCCGAAACTGTGGCCTTGCTCAAGGAATTCGACGAAATCAACGAGGCCTTCGGGGCCGAGGATGCCGACTTCGATAAGCTGCTCGAGCGCCAAGGCACCGTGCAGGAGCGCCTCGACCAGCTCGACGCCTGGAACCTGGACTCCAAGCTGGAGCGGGCTATGGATGCGCTGCGCACCCCCGATGCGGATGCCATTATCGGCAACCTCTCGGGCGGGGAAAAGCGCCGCGTGGCTTTGTGCCGCCTGTTGCTCCAGGAACCCGACGTGCTGTTGCTGGACGAACCGACCAACCACCTCGACGCTGAGAGCGTGCTGTGGCTGGAGCAGCACTTGCAGCAATATAAAGGCACCGTCATTGCCGTAACCCACGACCGGTACTTCCTCGACAACGTGGCCGGCTGGATCCTGGAGCTGGACCGCGGCGAAGGTATTCCGTGGAAAGGCAACTACTCCTCGTGGCTGGAGCAGAAGTCGAACCGCCTGGCCCAGGAGGAGAAGACCGAAAGCAAGCGCCACAAAACCCTGCAGCGGGAGCTGGAGTGGGTGCGCATGGCCCCCAAAGCCCGGCAGGCCAAGAGCAAGGCCCGCCTCGCCAGCTACGACAAGATGGTGAACGAGGACGCCAAGGAGAAAGAACAGAAGCTCGAACTCTTCATCCCCGACGGTCCGCGCCTGGGCGCCCAGGTAATCGAGGCCGAAGGGCTGACCAAGGCATTTGGCGAAAAGCTGTTGTTCGAAAACCTGAGCTTCTCCCTGCCCCAGGGCGGTATTGTAGGAATCATCGGGCCCAACGGCGCGGGTAAAACCACCCTGTTCCGCCTGATTACGGGCCAGATGCAGCCCGACGCCGGCACCTTCGAAGTAGGTCCCACGGTGCAGACGGCCTACGTCGACCAGCAGCACGACACACTGGAACCCAACAAGTCGGTGTTTGAAACCATTTCGGGCGGCACCGAAACCATGCTGCTAGCCGGCCGGCCGGTGAATGCCCGGGCTTACGTGAGCAACTTCAACTTCCGCGGTGGCGACCAGGAAAAGAAAGTAGGCAGCCTCTCGGGCGGGGAGCGGAACCGGGTACACCTGGCTACGACCCTGAAGCAGGGCGCCAACCTGCTGCTGCTCGACGAACCGACCAACGACCTGGACGTGAATGCCATCCGGGCTTTGGAAGACGCGCTGGAGAACTTTGCCGGTTGCGCCGTGATTATCAGCCACGACCGGTGGTTCCTGGACCGCCTGGCTACCCACATCCTGGCCTTCGAGGGCGACTCGCAGGTGGTGTGGTTCGAAGGCAACTTCTCGGACTACGAGGAGGCCAAGAAGAAGCGCCTGGGGGATGTCGAGCCCAAGCGGGTTCGGTATAAGAGCCTGGGGTAA
- a CDS encoding DoxX family protein has protein sequence MKTTNVLYWISTGLLAALMLMSGITNLLSVPEAVEGFKHLGYPTYLLPFLGVAKVLGVLALLVPGFPRLREWAYAGFVFDLAGAMYSGLSVGDPLGQWLPVAVGFLIIAVSYQTNRRRAEADPQPKAELSVA, from the coding sequence ATGAAAACGACCAATGTGCTCTACTGGATTTCGACCGGCCTGTTGGCGGCCTTGATGCTGATGTCGGGGATTACCAACTTGCTTAGCGTGCCCGAGGCGGTGGAAGGCTTTAAGCACCTGGGCTATCCAACTTACCTGCTGCCGTTTTTGGGCGTCGCCAAGGTTCTGGGCGTGCTGGCCCTGCTTGTGCCCGGTTTTCCCCGCCTGCGGGAGTGGGCCTATGCCGGCTTCGTTTTCGATTTGGCCGGTGCCATGTACTCGGGCCTCTCAGTGGGCGACCCGCTGGGCCAGTGGCTGCCGGTAGCGGTTGGCTTCCTCATCATTGCCGTGTCGTACCAAACCAACCGGCGTCGCGCCGAGGCTGACCCGCAGCCCAAAGCCGAGCTCAGCGTGGCCTAG
- a CDS encoding transporter substrate-binding domain-containing protein, protein MDTALITGFARQLAAEVEWVPGNEQQLYRALRNRKIDLLIGHITEQTPSEDNTARSRPHLENTNYAYVGYKNRWRTSSPGKPAVSRSRPASGARQPQSSSLPTGGESAKASPVIAVPASEKAWLAALENYLNQRQLASTRPARIVQPRRCWQLVHSLPQDGTSPKTTRLKLFSRVVLPRGCRAIRLCTTAVLVG, encoded by the coding sequence ATGGATACGGCCCTTATCACGGGATTCGCCCGGCAACTAGCGGCCGAGGTCGAATGGGTACCCGGCAACGAGCAGCAGCTCTACCGCGCCCTCAGGAACCGGAAAATTGACTTGCTCATCGGCCACATTACGGAGCAGACACCCAGCGAAGACAACACTGCCCGCAGCCGCCCGCACCTCGAAAACACGAACTACGCCTACGTGGGCTACAAAAACCGCTGGCGTACTTCCTCACCCGGCAAGCCCGCTGTGTCTCGGTCCCGACCAGCCTCCGGGGCCCGTCAGCCGCAGAGCTCATCACTTCCTACTGGTGGTGAGTCTGCCAAGGCCAGCCCGGTAATTGCCGTACCGGCCAGCGAAAAAGCCTGGTTGGCTGCCTTGGAAAACTACCTCAACCAGCGTCAGCTAGCCAGTACGCGGCCGGCCCGGATAGTGCAGCCCCGTAGGTGCTGGCAGCTTGTACACAGCTTACCTCAGGACGGTACTTCCCCTAAAACAACCCGACTAAAACTGTTCAGCCGGGTCGTTCTGCCACGTGGTTGCCGGGCTATAAGACTCTGCACTACAGCAGTTCTGGTTGGGTAA
- a CDS encoding Dyp-type peroxidase domain-containing protein → MPFPCPHPQDEPTGETNNAAELRHRITRRGIPYGSRKGAQQGEDAGLLFMCYQRNIGQQFEFLQKSWANNERFLFDKGLVGLDPIIGQGKRAELTFPTAWNRSTKATAHFAQFVTMRGGEYFYAPSLSGLAALAQSPAEAV, encoded by the coding sequence ATGCCCTTTCCATGCCCACATCCGCAAGATGAACCCACGGGCGAAACCAACAATGCTGCTGAGCTCCGGCACCGTATCACTCGGCGGGGCATTCCCTACGGGTCGCGGAAAGGTGCCCAGCAGGGCGAGGACGCGGGCCTGCTGTTCATGTGCTACCAGCGCAACATTGGCCAGCAGTTCGAATTTCTGCAGAAGTCCTGGGCCAACAACGAGCGTTTCCTATTTGATAAGGGCCTCGTCGGCCTCGACCCTATTATCGGTCAGGGCAAGCGAGCAGAACTCACCTTCCCAACCGCCTGGAACAGAAGCACAAAGGCTACCGCACATTTTGCTCAGTTCGTGACGATGCGCGGGGGCGAGTATTTCTATGCTCCTTCTCTGAGCGGGCTGGCGGCACTGGCCCAAAGCCCCGCTGAAGCAGTATAA
- a CDS encoding HNH endonuclease codes for MPDLSHYLTRFCKLKTSKLGGEEAPYKPALLLAVLEGIEDGSIQDNQIVITPELLAAFQSNCRDLSTSERFRANNFALPFYHLTGDGFWHLRTHFGQPLLLTTSGSPRSLGHLRQVVAYAAFDAELWLLLQDTATRHTFRDALLSRYFPQTRYHYRPSAGPEALRELSQQMLQEPAALYQTHLNLTDEVDTFMRSGTFKRVVLEAYNYTCAISGLQLISTGTSAVAPLLDACHIVPWSISHDDTIGNGLALTPTLHRAFDRHLLRIDQDYRVRVAGSFRELRGQEHGLLQFEGQQLRLPERREWWPRKEGFGSGAGR; via the coding sequence ATGCCCGACCTGTCCCACTACCTCACTCGTTTTTGCAAGCTCAAAACCAGCAAGCTGGGAGGCGAAGAAGCTCCCTACAAGCCGGCCCTGCTGCTGGCCGTGCTCGAAGGCATCGAAGACGGTAGTATCCAGGACAACCAAATCGTCATCACGCCCGAGCTGCTGGCCGCTTTCCAAAGCAACTGCCGCGACCTGAGCACCTCCGAGCGGTTTCGGGCCAACAACTTCGCCCTGCCGTTTTACCACCTTACCGGCGACGGGTTCTGGCACCTGCGCACTCACTTCGGCCAGCCCTTGCTGCTGACAACTTCCGGCTCGCCGCGCAGCCTGGGCCACCTGCGTCAGGTGGTAGCCTATGCCGCCTTCGACGCGGAGCTGTGGCTGCTGCTCCAGGATACGGCCACCCGGCACACGTTCCGCGACGCCCTGCTAAGCCGGTATTTCCCACAGACCCGCTACCACTACCGCCCCAGCGCGGGTCCCGAAGCATTGCGGGAGTTGAGCCAGCAGATGCTACAGGAGCCCGCCGCCTTGTACCAAACCCACCTCAACCTCACCGATGAAGTGGATACGTTTATGCGGAGCGGCACTTTCAAACGGGTCGTGCTGGAAGCCTACAACTATACCTGCGCCATTTCGGGCCTCCAGTTGATCAGCACCGGCACCAGCGCCGTAGCCCCGCTGCTCGATGCCTGCCACATCGTGCCCTGGTCCATCAGCCACGACGACACCATCGGCAACGGCCTGGCCCTGACGCCCACCCTGCACCGCGCCTTCGACCGCCACCTGCTCCGCATCGACCAGGACTACCGGGTGCGGGTGGCCGGCTCCTTCCGCGAGCTGCGGGGTCAGGAACACGGGCTCTTGCAGTTTGAAGGCCAGCAGCTGCGGCTGCCCGAGCGGCGGGAGTGGTGGCCGCGGAAGGAGGGGTTTGGGTCGGGAGCTGGCAGATAG
- a CDS encoding helix-turn-helix domain-containing protein — MGPHPLLSTAAVRAHFSLTQKELARFLGITKAQVNNVEKGRSSFSAAVERRLRLLTRWLPQNQAQPLPAPVVGEAPGLLDPGPLQDRLERCRHLARGARYELEELGRRIEAGRRRKQALEELGTILTPAPALPAALPPDPASDPERDAAWLERLRADTACAPNPPGAAEVALLRVRLATLEFEVGQLEQLL, encoded by the coding sequence ATGGGCCCGCATCCTCTTCTCTCCACCGCCGCCGTGCGGGCCCACTTCTCCTTGACTCAGAAGGAGCTGGCCCGCTTTCTAGGCATCACCAAGGCCCAGGTCAACAATGTGGAAAAGGGCCGCAGCAGCTTCTCGGCGGCCGTGGAGCGCCGCCTGCGCCTGCTCACGCGCTGGCTGCCGCAGAATCAGGCGCAGCCCCTACCAGCCCCGGTGGTGGGGGAGGCACCCGGACTCCTGGACCCCGGGCCCCTGCAAGACCGCCTGGAACGGTGCCGGCACCTGGCCCGTGGGGCCCGCTACGAGTTGGAGGAGCTAGGCCGCCGGATAGAGGCCGGCCGGCGGCGGAAGCAGGCGTTGGAGGAACTGGGCACCATCCTTACACCCGCCCCCGCTTTGCCTGCTGCCCTGCCGCCCGACCCGGCTTCCGACCCCGAGCGCGACGCGGCGTGGCTGGAGCGCCTGCGGGCCGATACGGCTTGCGCCCCAAACCCGCCGGGTGCCGCGGAGGTGGCGTTGCTGCGGGTGCGGCTGGCCACCCTGGAGTTCGAAGTCGGGCAGTTGGAGCAGCTGCTATAA